The genomic region TTGTGATGAGTATGAGAAAGCAATTGATGAAGAAGTCTGGTATCGCAATCAGCAAATTGTCGTTATCGCGTCGAGATACCAACGAGATGCTATTTCGAGTTAGTGCCTGTCATTCGCCCTGGCGTACAGGGCGGGGTAAGCTATCCCCTTGTAGGAAATTCGACACGAAGATCAAATCGCCATTGATAACTGAAGCATTGAGAATTGATAAGTACTAAGTTTTATTGTCAGTGGGTAGACTGGCTATTCGTTAAGCATGCATGTCCTAGGACAGTAATTTTTTGCGTGACTTCGGAAAGGCAGTATTCCTCATGcggaaaagaaaagaccagAGTCAATAAGTCTTcctgttgagaagaagacagaTTGCTTGAGCCTGTTGAGATGGAAAATATAAGAGGTGACTCAAACAGATTCTTCTTGACGGGTTGTAGGAAGAGGCAGCCAATCTGGTTGATATTGTTTAACTGGCGGCTTCTCATGGAGAGTGTCACAGAATCAACAACCACCAAAGCTTCACGAGTTGGCTTTCATGAGAAATAAAGAGCTTGATCGTATACTAAATGCCAGcgtagatgaagaggaatggTCTACGAAATGGCTTCTAGGTGCTATACTACCTTATTGGGGAATACCAAATCTGTCATTTCATAGCTGAGATCTCGCTATTATGGCTTCATCGACCTCCTCGCCACCCAAAACTGCGCATTGTACGCACTCTTCGTCAAAGCCTTATTGTTGAACCCATAAACAGCTTCCATACTTCTAAGCGTCCTCCCCTCAAACGTCAACGGACCGCAACTCTCATCTGTATCAAGATACTCAAACCCCATCGCCTCAGTGACCTGAACAATCTCCTCCAACGTCAACTGCACAAACGGTCCAGTTCCATAGAGCAACGGCCCAAGGTTCACCCAGTGTCCACCTGGTTTCAGAACCTTTTTGATGGTGTCGATATAACTCATCAAGTTGCGGGCTGtgtcgatgaagaagtaTGTTACTATTATGTCGTAGTAGTGCGTCTTGTCGTTGAATACAGTGGTGAAGTCGCCTTCGGTAAGGACTACGGATGTTGAGTTGAGGGCTGTGTCGGGAAAGGTAAGTTTGCGAATCATGTCTGATTCTGTGGCGTGGTGGGACCAGCCGTCGATGAAAGGGTGGAATGAGTGGGCGTTTTGAGCGCGGTTGGCTTCGATGAAACGGTAGGCGATGTTCATATACATAGACCATTCGTTCACGGTCACCTCGAATCCTGGGTATTGTTAGCACTGAAGCATCATATTTGAATGACAGGCTCAAGTGCGGTGAGTTGCTGTGTTTTCAGGGAAACCTTACCTCCAAGTCTCGCGATATCATGTCCAAGACGTCCTAGTCCCGATCCAGGAACAAGAATCTTGACCGGGTTTTCATCATCTCTCATAGGAAACAACCCCTGAAGCGTTTTCACAAGGCAAGTAAAAGTCTCCTTCCTTTCAGactctccctcttctgtCCAGTCTCGTATATAATGCTTCAGAGCTTGAGATACGGAAATCTTATCGGCAAGCCTCCCTGAAGACTGTGCGGCACTGATATGCCTTTggagctcctcctcatcaatgcCATAAAATTTCATGGCATTTTGAACTATGGCATCACAGAGCTCCTGGTTCTTCCTCAGAAGAGCGTCTATGCGTGTGAACTTCTTGGAATAGTTGACTTGATGCTCTAGTAACTTTATTCATGTTAGACTTCGAATGCACACGTGAGCATAACAGACTCACAGATCTTTGAGCTCGAGAGACATGTTTATAGAGACCCTCAAAGCGATCAACTTCGGCTTTCTGACGCTCATGGTATCTCCTATATCCATACAATGCATCCAGCAACCGATGTCTTGGGTGCTGGGCGTTCCAGTTCCCCCATCCTATCGCCATGctcttgtcgagcttcttcttggcttcgacATGACGAGGGGTATCAGGGTTACAAGAGAATTGCTCTAGTGAAGTGACAACAGACCCGGACTGTGATTCACGGGTTAGCTGGGGGAATGTGGTTGTCGCGGTGAGCATTCTCTTGCGCAGTTTGTATgcagcgacgaggaggaatAGCAGGAGACAGACCAGGTTGGGGATGGAGGCGAGATCAGGGTTGTTTTGTTCCAAGGCATCTaccttgatgttctcgtctGCAGCTGTGCATAACGGCGCGAACAGGAGGGTAAGGGCCAAATGTGGCTTCATAATGAAGTGCGGTGCAATAGAGGGGTAAGGAAAGGATGTGCATTCACGTTGAATGAAGAGATTTTCGAGGTTACCAAGGTTATGGTTGGTCACGACAGCGCATACCCATCACAAGTACCTACCAGCCCGTTTTACAGACTTTTTATTCCCATTGTCGAGGAACAAAAAATAAGAGTTGCCTGATTCGTTTCTTGGCCTGGTAGTCTCAAAGTGGATACCATTATTAGTTAGCGGTCGTTGGTGGGGTCTTCCAGGGGATCCAGTTTTTAAGGTGAGGACCTTGATGGGCTTTGCCAAGAGAAGCCTCACGATGAGTTACAGGGACCCGACATCGACGGCAGGGAATTGGAGGTCTCTTTGATCGTGATCCTTTAGGCTATAGAGACGTTATACTTACTGGTGTGAGAAGTTTGACTGGTTGAAATCGAGATTAGAGGGTGATGAGTACCTGAATGGCATACCTCCACTGACTTGCACTTACACGAGCATGTTGGATGCATCTTGACAGACGGTGACCAACGGTTCAGCCGTCATCTCAAAGCCCAAGTGAGTGATCCAGTTCGAGGACAATACGCCCCAGCAGTCTCTATAGAGCTCCCAATACCCCCCACGCGCCGACAATGGATCTCCCAATGCGTCCATTATTCCCTCCCCGAGAGCCCGTTCCTTGCTAGTCCAACACTTGCATCCTACGAACCTCGCAAGTGGCAAGGCAATTCTCTTGGCAGAGCCTTTGAATCACTCTCAATCTCACTCTCATTGCAAAGGATATAAAAATTTCCTCTCCCGCCTGTATCTCACCTCAACAACCTCTCGctcacatcaacatcgacatCTCTCACAAGcatccaagatgaagactaCCACTTTCGCCGTCGCCGTTCTCGGCCTCTTTcctgccatcatggctcaggCTCCTTCGCCTACTGAGTCCGTTGGTTGCGAACCTCATGGTGATCACTGGCACTGCGAGGCTGCTCGTActgatgctgttgctgctacCTCTGAGGCTGAGCATGATCACGACCATGATGATCCTACTGGCACTGGTTCTCTTGCTGCTTCTCCTACTGAGTCTGTCGGCTGCGAGCCTCACGGAGATCACTGTATGTCCCTCACTCCTTTCACTGTACCCGCTTATTGACATATCTAGGGCACTGCGAGGGCGCTCGATCTACCCTTGCGACTGAGGCCAAGGCCACTGAGTCCGAGCATGACCACGACCACACTGATGCTACTGGCGCTGGTTCTCTTGCTCCCTCTCCTACTGAATCTACCGGCTGTGAGCCCCATGGTGACCACTGGCACTGCGAGGCTGCCCGCACTGGCATTGAGGCCAAGGCTACCGAGTCGGAGCATGATCACGACCACGACGACGccactggctctggctctctCGCCCCCTCTCCCACCGAGTCCGTTGGCTGCGAACCCCACGGCGACCACTGTACGTTTCTCCTCACCACGATCTTGCAATCACATACTGACTATCCCAGGGCACTGCGATGGTCCCGCTACCGCTGCTGCAGACAGCACTCCTACTTCCAGCAACTCAGCTGCTGTCACCGACAACGCTGCCATTGGTCCAATGATCCCCCTGGCTGGTATGGTCGCCGCTGCTGTTTTCGCTCTTTAAATcgtgaggttgagaatggATGATCTGGGGATAGAGGTGTCGAGCCCTGGATTGATGCAGTGGAGGATAGAAAGACACACTTCATGTAAACTTTGTTTCTTGATGGACCGGAAGCGGCTTGACTACTGGTCTAAAGATGGGACGTAGATATGTTCATTAATCACGACTTTTACTTGACCTTGCTTTGAGGTTGTTGTGTTATGAATGAGTGTCGAGTGGCTTGCATGACTGGTCTCCTcaaatgaagaagagccagtcTGATTCTACAGATGCCCTCTCTGAATGCATTCCCAAGTTTTTCACTGTACATTAGCGTAATTGTTGCCAGCCCTCTAATGATGTCGGCGTAATTGACAGCTGAGCCTCACTCAAACCTAACCTCCACCTTCGTCCTCACCTTCACGTCACACGTCAAAACAACCTCCTCAATAGCGCCGCACCCAAAATTACCCATAAACATAACCTTGTTTTCCTCTACCCCTTCCCTGCATATCCATTCAAAATTTCCCCGAGAAACCGATCACATCACGTCAAAAATCTCTCAGCTCCAGCAAACGGGGACTTGGCCCACGCCCATCAAGGTTCTCAGCCCACCACCACCGACATCAAGTTAGCCGTGGGGAATAAACACCGCGGTCTTTTGGGTAAATGGGAAAATCTCTGCtccctaccttacctagtgAGTAACCTTGTTTGCAAGCTTACTTGTCCGCGGTATCAAATCGGGTTGTTGGCTTTCAACGGTACAGTTTTAGTTTGAGGCAGGAGGATCCACGGTCTGGCCGATTGCCACTCTTGTCCTGTCCCTCTACCGCAATATGGATCTCTTCTGTAAAAGGAAGGCTTCTCTTAGACATCCAGGTCATCTCAAAGTCGCCCCACGGTTCTTTTTGCTCGCTGCCAAGAGCCCTGCTGGAGTTTCACTGACAAAGAGAGGACCTTGATGTTCACCTAATCCCCCACGCTAAGTGAGGTCGCCTCTCCCAGTAGCTATACATAATACGCTTAAACATCCAGAGTTTATTCGTTCTTCCAGCATCATTCAACTCATATGCAaatctccatcatggctcgtGTCAAGAGTTTCTTCGAGAGCCGTCGTGCCACTATGATCGCTGGgtctctcctcttcgtcgtcgctgtCTCTGCGACGGCGAACCCAGGAGCTGTCAAGAGACAGGCGTCTGCTACTGCGACCAAGACTGGTATTGACTTTGAGAGCTTGACGGGCTGTCATATGCATGGTCCTACTCAGTAAGTGCCTCCTTTATCGTTATCGCAAGATGTACTGACAATTCAGGTTCTGTATGGATGGCTCAGACGAGTATCAGATCGTTCTCGAGGCTACCATGACTAAGGATCCTCCTACTTCGTACACAGATTGTCACAGCCACGGTTCAGACACGTATGTTCTTTATTCTTATCATTCTGGCGCCGCTGACTGGTCAGATACTGCATGAATCCCAACGGCGGAGAAGTCCAAGTCCTCGTGGAAGGTGCTACAGCCACTACCCAGGCCGCCAAAGAAACTGCTGCTGCGAAGAATGATGAGATCACTGCCGTGTCAGATTGCCACCTGAGCGAGGCTTCTCTGTAAGTTCGCTCTTCCACTATTAGTAGAACATTCGTGCCTAACAAGACCAGCTACTGCATGGGCCCCAGCTCATCAGAGTACTACGTCCAAActaccatcaccaacaccgaGGAGTATCCCGCCCAACTCACGAGCTGCCACAGCCATGGCGAAGAAACGTACGTTGCTCTTCGACGCTGCCAACTCCTACTAACAATTTTAGTTACTGCATGTCCGACGACGGCGAAGCTCCCATCCTCCCAGCCGAAGATGTCGAATCCGGTAAAGCAGACCCTCAGCAAGAACATTGCCATTTCCACGCCGGCGTCGAGTTCGTAACCCCTTCTTCCATTCGAAGCCTTGACTAACTTGCGACAGGCACTGCGTTGGCGGTGGCTCCGAAGAGAGCGGTACGCGAGACTGCGGTCGTAAAGACAGAGACTACAGGATTGGCATTCGCATAGGAATGTTGTTCGTCGTTCTGGTCGCCAGCGCTGTTGGTGTCTTTGGACCGATCCTCATGTCGACGTTTGTTCCCGTGCGATCCAACCTTGTCCTCACGATTCTCAAGCAATTCGGTACTGGAATTATTATCTCCACTGCTTTTGTTCACGTACGTTTATCTACTCCCCTTGGAGACAATAATTGACCGTTGAAGTTGTTCACCCATGCGTCCATGATGTTTGGTAACGAATGTCTGGGCGAGCTGCAATACGAAGCTACCACTGCTGCTATCGTCATGGCTGGTCTCTTCATTTCGTTCCTTATCGAGTTCTGTGTTCAGCGCGCTATGCGATGGcagttgaccaagaagaccGAAACCGATTCGGCTTACTTGTCGCCCAAGGCTATTGAGAAAGCCGAGATGGCCAACATTAGCATCATGGAAGCTGGTATCATCTTCCACTCGATTCGTACGTCCATCACCCTCTTGCTATGTACCCCAACTAACGTCTCAGTCATCGGAATCACACTTGTTGTAGCAGGAgactccttcttcatcaccctctcaatcgtcatcatcttccaccAGCTTTTTGAAGGTATCGCCCTCGGTACACGAATCGCCTCGCTTGGCTATGGTCAAATACCCCTCGCCCTAAGTCACTCTCACTCGCACTCTACACCACCTCCAACCGTTGAACGAACTGGAACATCTACTGTACCTCTGTGGAAGAAACTCGTCCTTGCTTCTGGCTTCGCCATCGTCACCCCCATCGGCATGGCCATTGGTATCGGTGTTCTGAACGTCTTTAACGGAAACGACCCTGCTACCTTGATCGCGATTGGCACTCTGGATGCTTTGTCCGCTGGCATCCTTGTCTGGGTTGGTCTGGTTGAGATGTGGGCTCATGACTGGATGCTGGGAGGTGAACTCACCGATGCTAGCCTCCTTACTACGCTTTTGGCTCtatttggtttggtttgcgGCATGGTTCTCATGAGCTTGCTTGGAAAGTGGGCTTAAACGGTCGGTCGTTAGAATACATGGAGATCGCGATGCGACACCAGTGACGTCCATCGCAGtagtcaagaagatcactCATTGAGAGATATAGAAACAAGCCGCATACACATACAGTATACAGCAATCAATTCTCCTGTACACTTTGTCGCTCCCTGGGAGCTTAGTGACTTATACTTTCCAGCGTTCCTCACAGGTGATGTACGGAATGGGTTCAATGAACCCAATTCTCAGCGCCTTATACTCTGCCGTGATCACGTCTCATCCTCCATTATCCCAAGTTCAACCTTCTGTCTAGTCTCTCTTTGCGCGCGCAGcttggatcttcttggtcaagcCTCCGAtgccaaagaagatgccaaTAACCGTCTCGTTCACCCAATTAGGCAAACACGACAGAATCCAAGTCTTGGTCGCCATCCCTCCTGCGTAGAACCAATCAGGTGTACCCCCAATCAACCCGCCCAGATATCCCTCACCCTTCAACGCGGCGGTCACCAACTTCTCCGCATACCTCTCCGTTGGCATGGTGGCCGTTCGCTGACTGAACGTCAATCGTCGCTGGAAAAAGTCATTGATGGGCATGTACAGAGAGTTAGGCGGTAGAGATCGATGTGTCCGGCTGGCGATGTTGGACCGCACTGTTCCGGTGACTGCGACCATGACTCGCACGTTGAAGGGCTTCAGTTCAAGGCGGAGGGCTCGGGACCAGACGTTGATGGCGCCCTTAGTGGAGGAGTAGATGGCGCCGAAGATGTAAGGGACGAGGGTGGATGTgctggagatgttgatgataagaCCACGGGCTTCAATGAGGAGAGGCGCAAAGGTTGAAACCATCTGGATTGGACCAAAGACATTGACCTCGTATGTTTGGCGAACATCGTCAAGGTCTGTGTCAATGGAGGGAATGGTGTGAGTTCGGCCACTGGGAAAGTCAGTATGCGCCATATACTGAGTGTATTGCGTGACCTTACGCATTGTTCACGAGAATGTCGAGACGGCCACCAGTGAGTTCAGAGACCTTCTCTTTGCACTCTTCAATACTCTTGGCGGAGGTGATCTCAAGAGGCAAGACACTGACGCCAGGCTTTtcgagatccttgatcaTGTCTGTATTTCGCACCGTCGCAATGACATGGCAGCCTGTGAGAGTGAGTTAGTACTCAATCGAAATGTCCCCAATCATCAGACTCACCCTGACGATGAAACTCATTAACAAGAGAATGGCCGATACCTCCAGGCGAGCATCTgctctcatcagcttcaatccTCAACAAATCTAGAGGTCAATTGCTTTACCCAGTGATAAGAACGTAAGTTTTTCTTTCGGCCATTTTTGCTGACAAGTTCCCAAATCTGACAGAGGCTGTAAGTTGATTCGTTGAAGGTGGGCACTGCACTACTACCAAGTAAATACTCGTGGTGTTGAAGCTTGCGATTGAGGTCTATTGAAGCTCTTAAAGTAAAGTGAAAACATGTGAAATTGGTCCGAGCTGTTTCCCCATTGCCGAGACCTGTGGTGGATCACGATTTGGGACGTTTCAGCCACTGAGGATTGACTTGGTTTCGCTGCCCGCGGGCTCGCGTTGGGAGTTGGCAGTGTCACTGTACGATTATCGAGTGCGAATGCGAGTATCTATCTTGATCTAATGACTTGAGTTGAGCAGTGAACTCAGCCTCAGGACTTTTATCAATTCCCCTTTGTTACTATGCTTGATGGGGAGACagttctttggctttgaagCGGGGAACATGTTGCCTCGTATGTGCGTCTGAATGCTACCCTGTACTCTACAATACATGCAAAGATGCGCCTCATTTACTCACAACCTCTGATTCAAAGGGTTGAACATGATTTTCATGTACAACTTTCATAGTCTTATCTAAAACTTTTAGAAAAGGTCTCGGTGTCAATAAAAGTGGAAGCtgagacatcttcaagctcaagatgaaggtCTCAATGCCAACTTCCTTGGATAGATTGAAGGATCATCAATGGGATGCAGAGGACGGCGACGGAACAACCTGGGGCAGCCGAGGTTCCTTGAAGGATCAGATCGTGTGACCAGGCTGAAGTATTGGAAATTGTCAAGATCTAGATTACGTAGTCAGCAGTGCCAGGGATATGTGCATATAAACACCAATTCAGCTTGTGCCCAGGGAAACACTTGATCTTGCACGAACCCATCACCAAACGGGCGCTTTGTCGGACTTGTCGGATCAAGACCCTTCTGACCATTTCGTCAGAACCTTTTGATACAAAATGGCGCCGACGAAGGCTCCCAGCTCAAACCCACCATGCAATGACAGCAAAAAGAGGAAATGCAGACCAAGTGCCGACCAGGAGCCGCATCTGGTTAAAACAGCACCGGAATGAACGGGGACGGCAAGATATCATATGACGAAAATGGACTTCGCTTCCCGTTTCTTCGGTCGGCAACAACAAACTTTACCTGGATTGTGATAATCTTCATTTAACGCCTGCACTATAAAGCATTAGGCTTCAAACCTTATCGCGCAAGAAAGGAGGCAGACTTGGGGGCCGGACCTTGAGAAGTCAACAGGCAACGAGGACGTTTCGAAGATTGACCAGAACCCCGAGGCTGGTGCAAATAAGAATGAACGGCTGGATGCCTATGCTGAGTCCTTGCGCCAACTTGTCCTATCATTCACAGGCTACAAATGGTCTTGTGATGCGAGATAAGTAGACACTGGTAGTTCTGAGGCAGTATAGTGTCACCATGAAGAGAGGATCTCTTATCACAGGAAGCCTCTCATTGACCGTTGACTGCAACAGAGACTGCCGCAATCGTGACAAATTCGAACATCACTTCATCAAAGAACTAAACATGGTGAAACCGTCAAATATCTACGCTAAATGGCAGCCGATATGATACATCCTGTACCGTCCAAACTCCACGAGGCTATAACCTCATTCATACCCATCCAGAACCATTATTCCTTCATTCTTTTGTAACCCATTAATCCCTCCAGCCCGATGATATTGACGAATGCGACGAACTCAATCGCGACCTATTTCCCCGGGGATCAACAGGCGTAGAATCCGCCTCAACCGCCGTCCCCGTCCCGTCCATCTCATAAACAGGCGCTGGCTCAGGAGGCAGTTCCACCGGCTCAGGAGGTTTATAGAATCCCGCGTTCGGATCCGGTGTCCCCGTTGCTTGCTGCGGCGAACCCGCTGCTGACCACGCTGGTTTCGGCTCGGTAGGTTGATAGGGTGAACCGTCGCGGTTCTCGTAGTTGGGCAGCATGGGGTGCGATTCCTCGGCGTTCTTCCTACGGCGCTGCATCCAGAACCACACCAGGAGGCCTACTACCGCTGCACCACCAACTGCTGCACCAACGGCTACTCCCGCTGTGGCGCCCGTTGACAACCCCGTATCGTCGTTGTTCTCAGCGCTCGTCGTAGTAGCAGCAGCTGTGTCTTTCGTGGTACTCGCCGAATCGGTCGCCGTCGCAGAAGCAGTCGAAGAGGTAGCCGCACCAGTAGTAGTACTCGCACTCGCACCCTTCTCCGCCGCCTCCTGATACTCCTGCTTGGTAACCTTCATCGGCGTCTGCGAATTGGAGCACGCCTCGTTCATGGTATCGTACGTCTCGTCCACATCGCCGGGCGACTGCTTGCCGATGCACGCAGCGGAGCCGAGGATGAAGTCATTGTTGTAGTTGCCAAGACCGCAGAGGCAGTAGTTCAGCTCCTTGCTGTCAGCGCCAGTGCATGAGGCGTCGTCGGCGGCTTGGGAGAGACATTTCTGCGCGCCCTTGGGGTAGAAGTCGAAATTGTTGTCGAGAGCCAATGAAGGCGttaggaggaggaggagcgtgAACCAACGCGACGCCATGGTTGATGCCAATTGGACTGGATGCGTGTTGGTTGGTGATTCTTTGGAGGGCCCCCTTCAGAAGACGGGAACCTGGTTTTCAGCTGAAAAAGCCACCCAACCGGGCTAATTATGCAAAACAAT from Fusarium fujikuroi IMI 58289 draft genome, chromosome FFUJ_chr04 harbors:
- a CDS encoding related to 1-acyldihydroxyacetone-phosphate reductase, whose amino-acid sequence is MAERKTYVLITGCSPGGIGHSLVNEFHRQGCHVIATVRNTDMIKDLEKPGVSVLPLEITSAKSIEECKEKVSELTGGRLDILVNNAGRTHTIPSIDTDLDDVRQTYEVNVFGPIQMVSTFAPLLIEARGLIINISSTSTLVPYIFGAIYSSTKGAINVWSRALRLELKPFNVRVMVAVTGTVRSNIASRTHRSLPPNSLYMPINDFFQRRLTFSQRTATMPTERYAEKLVTAALKGEGYLGGLIGGTPDWFYAGGMATKTWILSCLPNWVNETVIGIFFGIGGLTKKIQAARAKRD
- a CDS encoding related to putative trehalase (reviewed:yes 1), yielding MKPHLALTLLFAPLCTAADENIKVDALEQNNPDLASIPNLVCLLLFLLVAAYKLRKRMLTATTTFPQLTRESQSGSVVTSLEQFSCNPDTPRHVEAKKKLDKSMAIGWGNWNAQHPRHRLLDALYGYRRYHERQKAEVDRFEGLYKHVSRAQRSLLEHQVNYSKKFTRIDALLRKNQELCDAIVQNAMKFYGIDEEELQRHISAAQSSGRLADKISVSQALKHYIRDWTEEGESERKETFTCLVKTLQGLFPMRDDENPVKILVPGSGLGRLGHDIARLGGFEVTVNEWSMYMNIAYRFIEANRAQNAHSFHPFIDGWSHHATESDMIRKLTFPDTALNSTSVVLTEGDFTTVFNDKTHYYDIIVTYFFIDTARNLMSYIDTIKKVLKPGGHWVNLGPLLYGTGPFVQLTLEEIVQVTEAMGFEYLDTDESCGPLTFEGRTLRSMEAVYGFNNKALTKSAYNAQFWVARRSMKP
- a CDS encoding related to zinc transporter is translated as MARVKSFFESRRATMIAGSLLFVVAVSATANPGAVKRQASATATKTGIDFESLTGCHMHGPTQFCMDGSDEYQIVLEATMTKDPPTSYTDCHSHGSDTYCMNPNGGEVQVLVEGATATTQAAKETAAAKNDEITAVSDCHLSEASLYCMGPSSSEYYVQTTITNTEEYPAQLTSCHSHGEETYCMSDDGEAPILPAEDVESGKADPQQEHCHFHAGVEHCVGGGSEESGTRDCGRKDRDYRIGIRIGMLFVVLVASAVGVFGPILMSTFVPVRSNLVLTILKQFGTGIIISTAFVHLFTHASMMFGNECLGELQYEATTAAIVMAGLFISFLIEFCVQRAMRWQLTKKTETDSAYLSPKAIEKAEMANISIMEAGIIFHSILIGITLVVAGDSFFITLSIVIIFHQLFEGIALGTRIASLGYGQIPLALSHSHSHSTPPPTVERTGTSTVPLWKKLVLASGFAIVTPIGMAIGIGVLNVFNGNDPATLIAIGTLDALSAGILVWVGLVEMWAHDWMLGGELTDASLLTTLLALFGLVCGMVLMSLLGKWA